The following are encoded in a window of Microcaecilia unicolor chromosome 14, aMicUni1.1, whole genome shotgun sequence genomic DNA:
- the LOC115457367 gene encoding olfactory receptor 1020-like codes for MNTRHVQRGNQTQVTEFIILGFSDYPNLQILLFMVFLTIYLVTLMGNLTILTLTCIDSRLHTPMYFFLCNLAILDVSLTSCTLPKMLSILMMDNKGISFLGCLTQLYLLMSFTCVEFCLLTVMAYDRFVAICNPLHYSVIMNKMVCALLSATSWVVGFLEVVPHSVSVSHYSFCGRNVINHLFCDFRTLLKLSCSDTSFITLLTFTLNLFLVLVSLVFILTSYSQIISSILKMQSVKGRYKAFSTCSSHLIVVSMYFGTAFFVYLRPISKSERSVDKLFDALYSTLIPMLNPIIYSLRNKDIKAALKKGMEGRTGG; via the coding sequence ATGAATACAAGGCACGTGCAGAGAGGAAACCAAACTCAGGTCACAGAGTTCATCATCCTGGGGTTCTCGGATTATCCAAACCTTCAGATTCTACTCTTCATGGTGTTTCTGACTATCTACCTGGTCACCTTAATGGGGAATCTCACTATTTTGACACTAACATGCATTGATTCACGCCTTCACAcacccatgtacttcttcctctgCAATCTGGCCATCTTGGATGTCAGTTTAACTTCCTGTACTCTCCCAAAAATGCTGTCAATTCTCATGATGGACAACAAAGGCATTTCTTTCCTGGGGTGCTTAACACAGCTCTATCTGCTTATGTCCTTCACTTGTGTGGAATTCTGTCTACTCACCGTCATGGCCTATGACCGTTTCGTAGCCATCTGCAACCCCTTACATTATTCAGTCATCATGAACAAGATGGTCTGCGCCCTGCTGTCTGCTACTTCATGGGTAGTTGGATTTTTAGAAGTCGTGCCACACAGCGTGTCCGTTTCTCATTACTCTTTCTGTGGGCGCAATGTGATCAACCATTTATTCTGTGATTTCAGGACACTGCTGAAACTGTCGTGCAGTGATACATCTTTCATTACACTGTTGACGTTCACCCTAAACTTGTTTTTAGTCTTGGTGTCCTTAGTCTTCATCCTAACATCCTACAGCCAAATCATTTCTTCCATTTTAAAAATGCAGTCCGTGAAGGGGAGGTACAAGGCCTTCTCTACCTGCTCATCTCACCTGATCGTCGTTAGTATGTACTTTGGGACAGCTTTCTTTGTGTATTTGAGACCTATTTCAAAAAGTGAAAGGTCAGTGGACAAACTCTTTGATGCATTGTATAGTACTCTGATCCCCATGTTGAACCCCATCATTTACAGCCTAAGGAACAAAGACATTAAAGCTGCCCTGAAGAAGGGAATGGAAGGGAGAACAGGAGGTTAA
- the LOC115457365 gene encoding olfactory receptor 1361-like, with protein sequence MNMRERQRANQSHVTEFIILGFSDYPDLRILFFMVFLCIYLVTLMGNLTILTLIYIDSHLHTPMYFFLCNLAILDVCFSSCTIPKMLSIFLMDNKRISFVGCMTQLYLLMSFTCVEFFLLTAMAFDRYVAICNPLRYLIVMNKRVCALLSGTAWVVGYLNVLPHVVLISHYSFCGHNIINHFFCDYTTILKISCSDRSVLKLLGRTLNLGLTATSLVFILTSYSHIFSSILKMQSVKGRSKAFSTCSSHLIVVCMYSGTAFFVYLRPGSNNASLIVKLFDALYGTLIPMLNPIIYSLRNKDIKAALKKGMEGRTGG encoded by the coding sequence ATGAATATGCGGGAAAGGCAGAGGGCAAACCAAAGCCATGTCACAGAGTTTATCATCTTGGGTTTCTCAGATTATCCAGATCTTCGGATTCTGTTCTTCATGGTGTTTCTGTGTATCTACCTGGTCACCTTAATGGGGAATCTCACTATTTTGACACTAATCTACATCGATTCGCACCTCCACAcacccatgtacttcttcctctgCAATCTGGCCATCTTGGATGTCTGTTTCAGTTCCTGCACTATCCCAAAAATGCTCTCAATTTTCCTAATGGACAACAAAAGAATTTCTTTTGTGGGATGCATGACCCAACTCTATCTGCTGATGTCCTTCACCTGTGTTGAATTCTTTTTACTCACTGCCATGGCCTTTGATCGTTATGTGGCCATCTGCAACCCCTTACGCTATTTGATCGTCATGAACAAGagggtctgtgccctgctctctGGCACTGCATGGGTAGTTGGATATTTGAATGTTCTGCCACATGTTGTGCTCATTTCTCATTACTCTTTCTGTGGGCACAATATAATCAACCATTTCTTCTGTGATTATACGACAATCCTGAAAATCTCATGCAGTGATAGATCTGTCCTTAAACTGTTGGGAAGAACCCTAAACTTGGGTTTGACCGCCACGTCCCTTGTCTTCATCCTGACCTCCTACAGCCACATCTTCTcttccatattgaaaatgcaatcgGTAAAAGGAAGGTCCAAGGCTTTTTCTACCTGCTCATCTCATCTGATCGTTGTTTGTATGTACTCTGGGACAGCATTCTTTGTGTATTTGAGACCCGGGTCAAACAATGCAAGCTTAATTGTCAAACTCTTTGATGCACTGTATGGTACTCTGATCCCTATGTTGAACCCCATCATTTACAGCCTCAGGAACAAAGACATTAAAGCTGCCCTGAAGAAGGGAATGGAAGGGAGAACAGGGGGTTAA
- the LOC115457364 gene encoding olfactory receptor 1009-like yields MSTWDLQRGNQTQITEFIILGFSDYPNLQILLFMVFLCIYLVTLMGNFIMLTLLCIDSRLHTPMYFFLSNLAILDVCLTSCTIPKMLSIFLMNNQSISFWGCMTQLYLLMSFTGMEFFLLTAMAYDRYVAICNPLRYSVIMNKRVCALLSFISWVVGFLDVLPHGLYISHFSFCGHNMINHLFCDFQTILKLSCSDTSLLKLLMNTLDVSLALLSLVLMLTSYSHIFYSILKMQSVKGRYKAFSTCSSHLTVVSMYFGTVFFVYVRPMSKNVTSVDKLLDASYNTVIPMFNPIIYSLRNKDIKAALKKLLKGRTSS; encoded by the coding sequence atgAGTACGTGGGACCTGCAGAGAGGAAACCAAACCCAGATCACAGAGTTCATCATCCTGGGGTTCTCGGATTATCCAAACCTACAGATTCTGCTCTTCATGGTGTTTCTGTGTATCTACCTGGTCACCTTAATGGGAAATTTCATTATGTTGACACTATTGTGCATTGATTCTCGCCTCCACAcacccatgtacttcttcctcagcAATTTGGCCATCTTAGACGTGTGTTTAACTTCCTGCACTATCCCAAAAATGCTGTCAATTTTCCTAATGAATAACCAAAGCATTTCTTTCTGGGGGTGCATGACCCAGCTCTATCTACTTATGTCCTTCACCGGTATGGAATTCTTTCTGCTCACTGCCATGGCCTATGACCGTTACGTGGCCATCTGTAACCCTTTACGCTACTCAGTCATCATGAACAAGAGGGTCTGTGCTCTGCTGTCTTTCATTTCTTGGGTTGTTGGGTTTTTGGATGTCCTCCCACATGGTTTGTATATTTCTCATTTCTCTTTCTGTGGCCACAATATGATCAACCATCTATTCTGTgatttccaaacaattctgaaGCTCTCGTGCAGTGATACCTCTCTCCTTAAACTGCTGATGAACACCCTAGATGTGTCTTTGGCCTTGCTGTCCCTTGTCCTCATGCTGACATCCTACAGCCACATCTTTTattccatattgaaaatgcagtcGGTGAAGGGGAGGTACAaggccttctccacctgctcATCCCACCTGACCGTTGTTAGTATGTACTTTGGGACAGTGTTTTTTGTGTATGTGAGACCCATGTCAAAGAACGTAACTTCAGTTGACAAACTCTTAGATGCATCATATAATACTGTGATCCCCATGTTTAACCCAATCATTTATAGTCTAAGGAATAAAGACATTAAA
- the LOC115457366 gene encoding olfactory receptor 5V1-like — translation MNTRHVQRGNQTQVTEFIILGFSDYPNLQILLFMVFLTIYLVTLMGNLTILTLMCIDSRLHTPMYFFLGNLAILDVGLISCTIPKMLSIFLMDNKGISFLGCLTQLYLLMSFTCVEFCLLTVMAYDRFVAICNPLRYSVIMNKMVCTLLSATSWAVGFLEVVPHSVYLSHYSFCGHNVINHLFCDFRTLLKLSCSDTSFLTLLKFTLNLFLVLVSLVFILTSYSQIISSILKMQSVKGRYKAFSTCSSHLIVVSMYFGTAFFVYLRPMSKSERSVDKLFDALYSTLIPMLNPIIYSLRNKDIKAALKKGMEGRTRG, via the coding sequence ATGAATACAAGGCACGTGCAGAGAGGAAACCAAACTCAGGTCACAGAGTTCATCATCCTGGGGTTCTCGGATTATCCAAACCTTCAGATTCTGCTCTTCATGGTGTTTCTGACTATCTACCTGGTCACCTTAATGGGGAATCTCACTATTTTGACACTAATGTGCATTGATTCACGCCTCCACAcacccatgtacttcttcctcgGCAATCTGGCCATCTTGGATGTCGGTTTAATTTCCTGCACTATCCCAAAAATGCTGTCAATTTTCCTAATGGACAACAAAGGCATTTCTTTCCTGGGGTGCTTAACACAGCTCTATCTGCTTATGTCCTTCACTTGTGTGGAATTCTGTCTACTCACCGTCATGGCCTATGACCGCTTTGTAGCCATCTGCAACCCCTTACGTTATTCAGTCATCATGAACAAGATGGTCTGCACCCTGCTGTCTGCTACTTCGTGGGCAGTGGGATTTTTAGAAGTCGTGCCACACAGCGTGTACCTTTCTCATTACTCTTTCTGTGGGCACAATGTGATCAACCATTTATTCTGTGATTTCAGGACATTGCTGAAACTCTCATGCAGTGATACCTCTTTCCTTACACTGCTGAAGTTCACCCTAAACTTGTTTTTAGTCTTGGTGTCCTTAGTCTTCATCCTAACATCCTACAGCCAAATCATTTCTTCCATTTTAAAAATgcagtccgtgaaggggcggtaCAAGGCCTTCTCTACCTGCTCATCTCACCTGATCGTCGTTAGCATGTACTTTGGGACAGCTTTCTTTGTGTATTTGAGACCCATGTCAAAAAGTGAAAGGTCAGTGGACAAACTCTTTGATGCATTGTATAGTACTCTGATCCCCATGTTGAACCCCATCATTTACAGTCTAAGGAACAAAGACATTAAAGCTGCCCTGAAGAAGGGAATGGAAGGGAGAACAAGAGGTTAA